GCACCAGTGGTCTAGTGGTAGAATAGTACCCTGCCACGGTACAGACCCGGGTCCGATTCCCGGCTGGTGCAGATTTTTTCTATAAACTTTTGTGCCCTAAAAGTCCATAGTTTTTAGTTACtccattattaatttatactataagCACTACTCGAGGCATAATTGTTGGCTCTACATCTACCAAGTGGACCCATGTCAGGAGAAAACGCCCAAAAACAATGGGAATGACTGGTCAAGGTTTACCGTCATCTCCGCGTACCCAATTTGTCTGTTCTTCCTTTAATTTGTCCCACTTTTGTGACCTTGGCGTCAATTTCTTTCCACCACAAACTCATATCTAACCCGAGTCAATGCCAGCTTACGACGTCTAAGGAAGGTTTTACCAGACTTTAGTGGGTCGACCACCAACGAATGGCAACCTTATTGCTCCAAGCATCAAGAAACTTCCGAGTCCTTGCAAAATTTTGACAAAGCAGCTCTATATATCAATATGTTCATTGCTGATGgcaattcctttattttttcgGTCTTTCCACTTAGACCTGATTGCTTTATATTAATCTTCTCCTCAAAGTTACAGAAGTTCCAGGTTTTGGAGTGTTATTGTTATGCTCGCAAATTATGTGAGCAAGGGAGTTCCAAGCTGCTTTAGGGCAGACCAATCATATTCCAGCTAAAACGTATTGCTTAACATGATGCAAAATTCTATAATCGATCAAGACATGTAACCAAaacacatggaaagatctttACTATGACATGCAAAATATCTTACAGGCAGGAAAACACGTATTACAACAATATGAAGCAAATTTGTCGTCCCAGTCTAACATAGAGCTAGAAGATATGTATCAAATCATCGCCAGTTGATTACCTAGTAAGGTAGTATATGACTAGGAAAACAACGACGAATGATGCCACAAGTGTAAGCATTCTCCTGCTTGACTTAGTCTCAAATACCTAAAAGGTAAAACAAGATCATCATAGTATCCAAAAAGCAACAATGTAGTCTGGAAAAGAAGATAGACTGCAGAAATAATTCTCTATTTATGGGAACGGTGAACTTTATTTATTGTACATACCATCTTGAAACGATCCATGGTTCCTGACAAGACTCCCCTTGATGAATCCATATCGTTGCCCTAAAGCAAAGAATGCCACATTGTATAAAAGAAGAGAGAGCAAGAAAGAGTGACTAGAAAtagaacaaataaaacaaagatgGGCCTACTGCAGCTCTACATACCATTCTGTCCAACATGCGGTTATGACTATCCACCTCCTCATTTATATCACCTGACAACTGAAAGTAACAGGTATTAATATTTGCTTTGGATACTCAAGCTTAAGGCTGTGTTAGGTTCCTTAACTcctcttatctaatcattataactttcctaACTTCCAACACAAAgtgtaataaataattcaactttttcaaatcccaaaataataataatattaaaaaataatattctaataatattttattcaactttcaacttttatctcaactcaactcaacattcaAACCGGCCCGCAAGATAACATCCACGAAGGCATATTATGAAACATTTTTCTGCTTGCTTAAGCTTCAATTCCAAATAGTTACTGGAGCTTTAACCACTCTTACGGCAGTTTTGATAAGATATTGAAGTAACAGAACGGGGAAGGCATGCTTCATAAAATTTTGAAGAGCATCATCCAATCTATTTAGAGAATTTTTTCGAAGATGCTCCATTTGGTTTGTTGTGAAGATGGGTGAGTACCACAAAAATCTTGATTTTACACAACGCAAAGCTCTAGTCCATTGTTTGACCATATAATAAACGATATTCAGGCCAGTCAGGAACTTCCACAACTACTGAACTATGCTATGACAATTAAGCTTACTGGCTCAGATAAAACTCACTCTCTTTAGCAGAATGACTCTGTCTTGCAATCCATCTATTGCTCTTTCATTATCATGCTCATCAATTTCGTGGGAAGAGTAAGAAGATGAGGCCCTGATGCCACCCTCCTCAATTCCATCAAAGAGAGCAGATCTATTGTTCCGATAGTCTCTGCACACAAGATGATCTTATCATAGGGTCAAAAATTACAGATGATATGCCAAAACCTACATAGTTTCCTGACGGGAAAATTCAGCAGAAATCAACCAGTAGGGAGACACAATATAGAAGATTTATTATTCACCCAACATTTTAAGACACTACGAAATTATGTTAAGATCTAGGTATCATTCTGATCTAAGTAGTGTCAATTTATCTGAAAGAGAACCATCGCTATTTATAATCCATTTAATACCTATACTTCCCATTGCTTATTAAtaattcttgaacatgttgttAACATCCTAACAGGTTTTGAGGAAATGTCCACTGGTCGATTGATAGTCCTGGAGATGTACCGAATAAACCAACAAAatcctacatatatatatatatatatatcttataagtGAGAATAAGAATAACAGAAGTAAATCCAAACAAGGGTTTACACAAATTTTGAACCTTTGGTGCCAAGAATACCTTGTTTCTTTATGCAAAACCAGTTTTGACACAGAGCTTATTAGGAGTATGAATCGTTAGCATCATATATTGTCGTCATGATCCATTTTGTATTTCTATTATTAATTCAGGGTAAAAAAATAGTATCatccaaaataatataaatatattatttatatttatcatctCTGCCCATCGTTTGTTACCTAACTTATCTCCCACTTCAAGACTGTCACACCTTATTACAAAGTTGAGGGGCTTTTAGAAAGAGAAGGTCtgacttctctctagaaaaaacCCATCCCCACCTTCTTGATAGCCTTCGCCAGAGAGGAGGGTGAGAGCCACGGCTCCACTCTCCTCTCCATTTCCTTCtcattttcccttttcctttccaCTAACTAGGTGTACATATGCTTTCATTGTAGTGTTTTTCTTCCTCTCCCCTCCACCGGTTCAGTTTTCTTAGATCTATTGCACTCCGGCCACCCTCAGTTGACATGCGGCCCACCACGCCACTCCTCAGTCACCCTCATGCGCGGCTTATTCCCACGTGTGGGCTTCATTCGCTGTCGTGCCCTGGCAACTCCGCCGGCTACTCGTGCCATTCCAGCAAATTCCCTACCTCCCGATCTTTTAGATTGGCCTTACCTCACCTTCAAACCACCAATGAGCGACCTACACGTGCCACTACAGAGGCGCGGGAAGAATTTTGTTTTGCCACAGACCTGTTATTTCGATTCTGGCTTTTCGACTATGTTATCACTTTATTTAAGTTATGTATTgtctttt
This is a stretch of genomic DNA from Carya illinoinensis cultivar Pawnee chromosome 3, C.illinoinensisPawnee_v1, whole genome shotgun sequence. It encodes these proteins:
- the LOC122305300 gene encoding bet1-like SNARE 1-1, translated to MITAPFCHLILPSNTKNSSAFHRKEIEEPEITRSRNGSLNIESVTPLAMNARRDYRNNRSALFDGIEEGGIRASSSYSSHEIDEHDNERAIDGLQDRVILLKRLSGDINEEVDSHNRMLDRMGNDMDSSRGVLSGTMDRFKMVFETKSSRRMLTLVASFVVVFLVIYYLTR